TCCGGCCCCACTCCGTAGCACTCAAGCAGCTGCGGGGTGTGTTAGCTGTTCGATGCGGTGATGCGGCAGGATAGCGACATTACGGTTCGGTTGTACACCGTCGCGCTGTGCTACCAGTAGTGGCGCCGCCCCCCGATGGCGTGCCCCGCAGTTCCCAGGATCCACAGGATCGCTCCGATGACCAGCGCCACGATGCCGATGGTCCACAGGGTGGAGATTCCCGTGAGGAATCCGACTATGAGAAGAATGATTCCGAGGATGATCATTGTGACCACCTGTCCCTCGCAGGTTGACTGGCGCGTCCACCGCTCGCGACCAAGGGCTTCATCAGCATTATCCCACCGCACGGGCACCAGACAGGTGAGCAAATCCGATACCTGCCACGAGGACCACAATGGCATTTCTCCATGCCTTCACAGGGGGCAAGTTCGGGGGTGGGAATGCCGTGGTCAGCCTATGTGGGAAGGCTCGGCGAGTCCTTCGCTGGTCCTAGTCATAAGCTGGAGTGGGGGCCTCTGGATGGGAGGTTCAGCTGATGTCAACAGGGACGCTTCTGGCGATCATTATTCCCGTAGTGGTGGTGGTAGCCCTCCTGGCAGTGGCGACCACACTCCTCATGCGTCGGCGTCATCTTCGGGAACGCTTCGGCCCGGAGTACGAACGGACCATGGAGGGCTCCGACAGCCGATTGGCAGCTGAGCAGGAACTGCGGGCCCGAGAGAAGCGGCACGACGCGCTGGACATCAAACCCCTCCCATCCAGCAGCCGGGAACGCTACAGCCGGGAGTGGGCGGGTGTGCAGGACGAATTCGTCGACCGCCCGGAGCAGGCCGTGCACGACGCAGACCAGTTGGTGACGTCGCTGATGCACGAGCGGGGCTATCCGACCGAAGGTTTTGATCAGCAGCTCAAGGATCTGTCGGTCGAGCACGGCCGCACCTTGGAGCACTACCGCGCGGCCCACGAGGTCGACACACTCAGCGATCAGCACAGGGCCACCACGGAGCAATTGCGCGGAGCCATGGTGCACTACCGCACCTTGTTTGACGAGCTCCTCTCCGACGGCGGGTCGCCACGACACGCCCGCGCCTGAACTCCCCGCCCATCCGAGCAGCGGGCACAGAAGGGAGAGAAAATGCCACACGACCGAGCAGCGGACCCCGCACAGCAGGGTCTGTCCACCGAAGACATTGCCCAGCCTCAGCCCGCCGAAGCCTCCGCCACCGAGCCGCCCCAACCACCTCCCGAAACCCCCACCCACCCGGGTGAGGCCATCGCCACGGACACCTCGCAGCCCCGCCCACAGGAGACTGGCGAGGCCGAGGAGGCCCCGCAACTCCTGACGGCAAAGCAAGCAGAGGACTTCAACACCCGCTGGCAGGAGATCCAGAACCGGTTCGTGGACGACCCTCGCGATGCAGTGCACTCTGCCGACGCGCTCGTTGCCGACGTCATGCAGACGTTGGCAACGACATTCGCCGACCACAAACAGCAACTCGAAGACCGGTGGAAGCGCGGCGAAGAGATGGACACCGAGGGTCTGCGAATGGCTCTTCGCCACTATCGTTTCTTCTTCAACCGTCTGCTGGCCGAATAGCAAACGCGACACTGCGTGACTAGGCGATCCAGAGCGGTTTTCGTAGATGGATTCGGGTCAGCGGCCGAGTGCGTCGGCCAATTGGATCGGCCTGAGGGAAGTGGGCGTACCTCCCGAGGGATCGATCGATTGGCCATCCTGTGCTCACGGCGGTCAGCGAGGAGGTGCGGCACCAGCCGAACCCACTCCACATCCGTAATGTTGCCCCGCCCCCACGCGGAACGGAACGATTCGCGGGTGGGCCCGTACTCGACCCGTCGGACG
This Streptomyces decoyicus DNA region includes the following protein-coding sequences:
- a CDS encoding DUF6131 family protein codes for the protein MIILGIILLIVGFLTGISTLWTIGIVALVIGAILWILGTAGHAIGGRRHYW